From Zea mays cultivar B73 chromosome 3, Zm-B73-REFERENCE-NAM-5.0, whole genome shotgun sequence:
TATGGCGTGTGTTCCACGTTTCCTTGAGCAAAACTAGGCACCTGAAAGTTGACATCTAGAACGATAGAAGGAACCTAGGGTTCAGAAAGAACAAAGCTGTCTGCTATAGTTGAAATCTGCAATGAACCTAGACTTCATAAAGGACAGAAATGCCTACTGTGGCTATGATATATAGCTGTGTGACATTCATGCACTAAGCACAGCAAagggaaaaagggtggcaaaataAACAAACCTGTAGGATATGGCCTATTTGGGGAAGAGAACTTTCTAACTTGCATCATTCTGAACTGTTATAATCAAATGATGGAATTCATAAAATATATTATTTAAAGCATTTCGGAATCAGAAAATATAAACTTGTGATGATATGTACTGTAACTTTTATCTGCAACTGATACTCAATGTCAAATTTGTCACCTATGATAAGTGTATCTAGTGCTTCCTTTGTCATCTTGCATCTTTGGCCACTCAATGCCAATGGTTACTAAGGAAGCAGTCCAATCATACTGCCAATTGAGCATCTGGTTGTTTTACCTTCGTTATAATATATGAAAATATAAAACATTTTCTCTATTGAACATACTCACATTCATCAGGAGAGAAAGGAGAGACATGAATACCGATTGTTTGATAGGTTTGCATCATACATTTGTGAATTCGTAAGGTAAGTTAGAAGTCTAAAATCTGAAGTCATATTTATGTTGGATATTAGTCTTCAAATTGTGTATTGGGGGGGGGGGTGCATATTTTTGTATGTTTACATCAATTATGTGAGAATTTATGATAGTTTTATGTTTTTAATATTATACTCCCTTCAACATCTGATTTAGTCTATTTTCTTCAAAAGGTATATAGATTAACATATTCAGTACCTGAGATCTTCCTTCAACTAGCAAAGGGAATTGGGATTCCACTCCCCAGTCCTCATCAACAGAGGTAAACTGATACAATCGTACACATTGCATTGTTACATCTTATAGTTTGTTTGTATGTAGCCAATAAACACATACAGAAGCCAATGGGAAAGAGAGCATTCAGTTTGCATTCATATTTGGTTGCATAGAAGGTCATGTAGAGGGTCAGGTGTGAGTCTTTTGTATTCTGGTTGGATCATTTCTTGGTGTATGCCAGGTGTCCAGGTGATTTTTTAGTGTTAGCTCGTGACATCCTCAGACCCTCTGGCTGGTAAGGAGGTTGCTTTGTACAGGATTCTCTTCCCTTTTCCTCAACCTCTCTGCAAAAATGCAGAGATAAGGCTTGCCTTGGTTACTCCTTCCCTAGAACCCACACATGTGGGAGCAGCCAACACTAGGTCTGTCCTTTAATTCAAAGATATGCAGCTATCTTGCATGTTCAAGCATACATGATATGGATTTCTGGTCATTTGGCTTAAGGACAAGCTGAAGGAAAAATAGGGGCACAAAAATTGATGTCTCCATACTTTTCATGCTTCCAGTGGGCAATCCTATATTCCTGTTGGTAAATTAGACATCTCCATATTCTATACATGCCTTGCTTAACAATGTAGTAGTCGAATGCAGTTAGGGTGTTTATAGTTCTATAAGTTGGCGCAAAATGTCCAACGAATTTTGTTTCCAGGAGTTTGCATGTTAGAAAAAGTGCACAAAGTGCGAAGCTGCAAACAGAAGATGAAATTTTCCCCCTGTGAGGGGTGTCCACTAAGCCTGGTTTCTGACTTTCAGTGATAGATGTCTTACACATCAAATTTTACCACAAGCATTGACCATTTGTAATTCTCATTCTTGCCACGTACAAAGCATTCTAATACTAATACAATCAGCAAAACGCATCTGGTTTATTTATACGGTAGGGCTCAGGAGAATTTAATGTAGAATAAGTTCATTGGCTTCCTAGAAAGAAGATCAGAAGGCCTTTATTATCATCAGGTGGACAATAAGAGCTGGAATTTTCAACGTCTCCTAGCTGCAGTTTCTCTCTGTGCATTGAAGTAGACAGCAGCTACTGGGAGGCCAAGGTCATTTTCCTCAGCAAACTGCCGGGTGTTGAAATGATCTCTGAAGGATGGCACGGTTACAGTTTGCCTACCCTTCTGCTTGAAGAGCACAAAAATGAACCTGTGGATACCGATGTTAGGTCTTGGGCTCTCATAGCTTATGACCTCTCGCCCTGCAATTGTCAGATGAATTGTTATTAATTCAAAGAACAACTAAAACATGGAATAGACTAAGCCTGATTCAGCAGAACCTACCAAAGGAGGCATCTGTTGTCCCAGGTATATCAGTCACGATCCTGCAAATGTGAAGGATGCCATTTAGTCACACTACTCCCATTTAAGTGCTAAAAAGCATGCAATTTTGTATGCAAGATATGGTtctatcttcctgagcaacatatGCTATTTAACATCCCTACTAAGGTAAGAAATGCTGAATATTACCAATGAAGGTGCTCCCTTAGATATGGATCACTTGGTCCTGGAACATCTGGGTCTGTCATAACCTGAAATTTGATGAGCATGGCCATCAGAGATGTAGTAGTATTTGTAGAATATTTGTCAAAGATGGAACATTTGATTGCTAACCAATGTGAAGAAAGACCGCAAATCACCCCCTTGAACCTCTACCCTAGGTTTAGATACAATTGCTGATGGGTAGATCTCATGGCCATTGAATACAAGTTTGTTTGAGTTGTAGGTTACTATCATCTTGACACATGGGTTAAAGGAGTCGAGAACTTCTCCAATCACCCGCCCGACTATGAGAGGCTCCACAGACCTAGACATGGTTGGTGTGACAGGTATTTGAATTTTGCACAAGAAATGCTCTGACTGAATGGAGCAAGCGAATGCACTCAAGAATACTGTGAGCTGCTTATTGGGCATTGGTAGAGGACAAGCCTCTATTTATAGCGGTTATGAGGCTGCTGCTGAGTGTAGGATATAAAAAGAGGATGTGAGGCATGTGTCATGTGTGTCTTTTAGTTGGGTATGGTGTGGATGCAGCTGCAATGGCAACAGGAAGGTTGTACCACTTTTTCCAAGAAAGCCAACAAAGGATATCATACTTCTGTAACAGTTACAGATAAAATCTATGCAAGCAATGCATCATGTTTCTTTGTTGAATTTCTTGGGACAAAGCATTTTTCCCCTCTTTGATGACTACGTATGCACGGAATTGTTCTTTCATGACTGAAATGAAGTATTTCAGGTCACTGTGGAGTCCACAAGAAAACATAACAGATAACACATCTCTAGGAAAGTGGGACAGTAAAAATCTTGTATTATTGGGAATCATTCTCCACTATCTACATGTATGGTCTGCATTACAGTTACTTTGCAGAAGCTTAATCATGTTATCAAAAATTGTCATGTGCCATTGTCTCCGTGCCCTTCCGAAATAGAAAAAAAGTGAGCTTTTACATAAAATCGTTACCATCAGATTTCTGGAGAGCACGCTTCAAGCACCTTATTGTTGTCCGTTTTTTTTTCTTAAAATGACGTATCTATGTAGCTGTTTGTGGCAAGTTAGTTAGTATCAGTTTGTGGAGATACATTGGAAAATAAAGGGATTTTTTTCATTTGCTTGGAGACAAAAATTGCTGACGTGGAAGCCTTTGCGGTTTGCGCTCTGCAGAATATGATGCTTAATTACCATATTGAATTTGTGTATCAGCTCTGCGCTTTTTTAAAGGAAAAAGTATATGGACTATTCCGGAAAAGTTGTAGTAGTGTCTGGTTTCTGGTGAACACATTAAGATGCATTATTGTGAAAAAAATAAACATCTAGATGAAAAGAAGTATAATTAGGAAGTGTGGCTTTTCTGGATCTAAATGGGAAAAAAGGAATATGGTTCTTTAGAATTTAGTTTTCGGTGAAACTATCAATTCCATTTGGCATGCTTGATCTGATGTTTACTTAAATTTCCTATATTCTTATTCTCCTGTTTTCTAATATTGCCTTTTCATGATCTGGATCACAAGATGCTGCACTGTCCTCATGGAAGCCTCTCAGCCCTCAAATGTTTGTCTTTGCAGATTTATTTGTTTAGGCAACTCTCATTTAGCTGCCCCCTTTTCCTGTTAAGGAAAAAAGAAGCTTTAAGTTCAGTTTCTCCTAGAATCTCTCCTCAAACTGTGATACCAGCTGATTTACTATTATATCTGTTTATTCTCTTCTTTGGAATGCTATGGCAACAAGTCACCAAAGAGAATAAAGGAACAGAATGCAGTGCCGCCACCACTTCATCGTGTAGGGGTGCTGTCTAGTGCAGACATGTCAACTCAGTTATGAAAAGTCTGTAGGCTCTGGATTGAGGCGTTAAAAAAAATCTTTATAGTTTTCCATAAGTGGTGGAGCCAAGTACAGTTCTGTGCATCCTTCTGTTGCGGTCAATTGCCATCATGCAGGTTTGGCACCACGCAAAATAGTGGTACAAGTGGAGTCAAGTACGTCTTGGTGACAATTTTTTGCTCCTGGCCAATGCCATGGTATTTGATTGAACCTAGCTAGGGTAGTGGAACCTCGTAGTTGTTCCAACCAATGGTAAGCTCATATAATTGCACCATTGGTAGGTAAATGTCAAcatgtctctctctctctgcaaCCTTGACTATTAGCAATATCAGGTCAGggctctctcttttttttctctctaataaacacacacacacacacacacacacactaccCAGAGGACTAAACACATCAGCACCTTTTACAAGTTACTATAAAATGGCCTCAACCTAGACTGAACTCCATTGATTTCACTATCGTTTTTATCTGCTGATCTCTTGATTTTCATGTGACTTTTCAGCGAAGTAGTGCAATATTATTCAGGAAAGATGGTTGCCAGCTGCCCTAGTTTGACCGGAGAGATCAAATATGAAGTGGCTAGCAGTTATTTGGTTGGTATGGTGATTAGTGTATATGCCAAGCTTTTACAGATAGGCAAGAATTGACAGTAGCAAATTCTTGACTAGCTCCGCCACCTACAGGAAAATCTAGAAGAATAAAAGAAAGTCAGAGGTTGATTTATTACCAGTGTTGAGCTTCAGTAGCAAGTTTGATTTATACACATCTCTGGGGCACAAACAATAACCATCTTTCACCTCCATGCAGATGGCGATGTTTCTTGGTTGCTGTCATTAGCTGCCGCTTGACACCTCGGCGACGAAAAAGGAGCCGTCCACTCACTGAGCCTTTTGTCCCCCTGGACATGCAGGTGAGTGGCATGTAACCAACCTGAATGACAGGAGGATCATTGTGGTGGCAACGCCAGGAGGCAGTTGGATATTCAAGATCATGACATGAAAGACTTTGGGAAGGGGAGAGGGCAATCTCCATGGATCAAGGTGTCTGCACATGATCCAAGCGCACAACTGCTCAAAGCACACAAGAGATCGTGTTGTGTGTTGTGTTTTTGGGCCGTACCAGGACCAGAGCGGGCCCCTATAGCTATAGCTATAGCAGCAATGAGCTGGGTCGTACTCTCTCCACGACAACACTGAACCGTCCGTGTGCGTTCCTGTTGCCGTACTGAAATCCACAGAGAGGATAGCTGGGCTCTGATCCGGGATTTATGTCAGGCCCATTGGGGAGGTCATGTGACTCAGCAGGTCAGTGCGTTTCCGCTCACCAGCTACCATTGCGAGATCAGTAGGATGTGTCACTCTCTCTCTGCTGCTCTTTTGGATTCTTGGCGAGGTTTCAGATTCTCTCCAGTACCCACTTGCATTGCAGCTCTGATGGTCGCCAGGTACCAAGAGCACGCCTCTGCGTAATCCACTGTGCTAATAGGCACCTTTGAATTGATGCATGCATGATCTATCTGCTGCCAGTTTGCTCCATCGGCACCAGCAGCAACAGCTCGTCACGTCACACATGACTAGGCATATGTATTGCAACAGCCTTGTTCAGTTCACCGCAGTGAGATGTACTGATCCCCCCTCACAGCTGAAATCCTGCACACAGCAAGGTCCCCACCCCACTCATCATAAACTCATGCGGTGAAATGCAATGTACTCCCCTCgaatttttgtttttttttctctctctcactcCGTGCCGAAATATAGTTATTTATAGCCATCTTTTTTCGTCCACATTTAAATAAATAAGAATGAATTTAGACATACGTATCAACAACATTCTTAGATTTTACTAATGAATGTATGTTTAGTCTAAAATGAATAATATTTTAGGACGGACAAAGTAGGTATGTAAGCACATAGCAAAAAGCTTAATAATCTAAAAAGACAACGCCTTATAATTTAGAATGGAGGAGAAAATggtaggggggggggggggggggggcaacaTTATCCCCCCCTCCCCCACCCAAGAGATACTTACATGGTAAAGTCGGAACATAAAGCTACAATGGTCGACAGACAAAAGTTACAATGCTATCTATAGTCAGTTGTCATGCCAGATCTGTGCCTCTTCCCACATGGTTCCATACCCACAAATCCAAAATCCTCAAGGATGGATGGTAAATATATCCAGATCTACACATTGTTTGCAAAAATATGAACACAGATAGATCTGGGTATCATGAGCATGTGTATATATGTAGTGCAGTCAATTAGGCatcaataaaaataaataaagcaTCAATAGATGGAGGGTGAGGCTGTCCATATGTTGCAATCAGGCCACCACCAGTGGAATAAAGGACAGCCAACATTGCAAGCGTTCCCAGCCACTCAAAGGCTAAATTCACGTTTGCACCAGATCTCGGAGGAAACAAAAAAGATGGCCCCTAAATTAGTCTTTGTTCTTCCTGTTGTGCTCCTCGCCTTGGCGCTGCAGGCGATCCT
This genomic window contains:
- the LOC100037785 gene encoding CEN-like protein 2, with the translated sequence MSRSVEPLIVGRVIGEVLDSFNPCVKMIVTYNSNKLVFNGHEIYPSAIVSKPRVEVQGGDLRSFFTLVMTDPDVPGPSDPYLREHLHWIVTDIPGTTDASFGREVISYESPRPNIGIHRFIFVLFKQKGRQTVTVPSFRDHFNTRQFAEENDLGLPVAAVYFNAQRETAARRR